The stretch of DNA GTTGATTTAAATGAAGAGGGAAGGCGATGTTTTGTTTTACGTTGAGTGGCGTTAGCAAGTTGAACTGTTGAAAGATAACACCCAATTTTTGATGGCGGAATCGGCTCCACTGTGGGTCTTTCCAATTTGATGTGTTCTCGCCATCGAGCCACAATTCTCCACCAGATAATTCGCCACCGGATAGAGGTTCAAACCCCGCAATGATGTTCAGCAGAGTACTCTTTCCACTGCCACTCGCCCCTGTCAAAGCCACGCTTGCCCCTGTCGCCAAAGCGAAGTCGACACCTTCTAATACGTGATGGGTATCTTTGCCATCAACAAAGCTTTTGCTGGCATGTGTGAGTGTGACAATTGGGCTTTCCATTTCCTTTCCTTATAACCAAAACTTACCATCAAAAGGTGTCGTTACTTGTGGCAATTACTGAAGCGACAAGCTCTATAAAACTGTAGACAACAATTTCAAACAATAGAGCGATTTATATCGAATTATTAATAACTTGTACTTCAAAAAGAGGGAAATAGATCAGTGTGGGGGGAGAATACAGTTGGTGGTGGGAGCTTAGAGTCACCTCGGAGGCTTTGAATTTTTCGTCAGACGGTTCGTGATCTCGTTTAAGTGCAATAAATCATGGCTCAAATTATTAAACGTTTTATTTATGAAAGCGGTGTGGGTTGGTGTTGTTTTGCTAGCTTGTTTTTGCCTGTTCTTTCGCAGCCTACTAGCTCGCTGGGAACAAGTCGATGGACTGTAAGGCCAGTTGAATCTTCCATAGACTGGAAAAAATTATGAGTACTTCTTAATAGAGTCTCGACACCTTTTTATGATAACAGCATCTTGAGACACTCTATGTTTCATACTCGATAACCGCGTAAATATTGGATTATCTGCCAAACTTGACTGACGACTATAGTGGCACAATGTCGTTAACAACCAACCACCAAGAGAAACATAAGCCCCACCAGAAACGTTATTGTATTCCATGATCGCTCCGGTCACTAATGGCCCGAAAGCTCCAGTACAATCTAAAGCAGCCAAATTCCCTCTATTCTTTTCTATTTGCATGAGTTCTTTTCTAAGCTCATATAGTTTTAAACTTAGTTCATCTTTGCTTAAATTGGAGTAGCCCTTCAATATGTCTGGAATAGCTCTAAGGCTATTACTAGTAAGAGCATCATCCAGTTCTAGTACATTCATGTCATTATTAATTGCCAGAACATTCTCCAAGAGAATGCTAATCTCGGACTCTCTAATAAACGAAGAGTTGTTAATCACTCCATTGTAAAGGCAGCCAACAGCTTCACAAGCCGCAACCTCTGAATACTGTTCGGAATCAAATGGAAAGTGATGTGCATTTAATCCTTGTGCAAACTCAAAGCTAGAACTGGCCGTAGCAAGCTCAATAGATAAGTCTTTCCCTTTAACTTCAAATAGTTTGGTAGCTAAATTAGAAAATCCAGCTCTAAAAACAGAAGTAGCTCCTTCTTTATCTATCATGTACTCTGAAAACTGCCATTGTTCAGAAAGCGACTTGGCTAAAAGCTTGAGTCCTTCGCTATTAGACCTCGCACAATAATAGAGAAACGCATATTGCTCATCACTAGAAAATGTAGAGCCAACAATGCCAGACTTTTTTTGTATACCCTGAATTGTTGTTGCTGCTAATCGCCTTGAGAATATTATTGCATTCGGATTGACCTCTATAATTTCTTGCAATAGAGTTTGCGAGTATCTTGCTAAATTTTGTGGAACAACAAAAAGCAACCGACCTCTAATAATAAGTTCTTTTAACTCAAGTGGATTTATACCAAACATGCTATAAAAGTCTCTCTCCTCAGACTTAAATGGCAATGCTATAACAACCTTTTCATAAAGAGATAAATATACCCTCAAATTCCTGCGTTCAAATACAGAGGCGTCTACGAAACATTTAGTATTTTTCCCCGAAAAATCATTAGGCAAAAATATATCTTGGTGTTCTAGCTCATCACCATTAAAAATAATGTTCCTATTTTTAACCCAGAAATCTTCATCTTCTTCATACCTATCCAAAACATTTCTAGGAAATTGTTTCTGAATTAAACCACTAGCTATAATTTGAAGGTTATTTTTAGAGTCATCTTTGAAATCGACCACTCCTGGATAATCACTGATATCATGATTTACCTCGAAAACATAATCAAAACCCTGATGACCTAAGGATTCACAGATAAGTTGAATATCTTCTTTTTCATCATTAGTTGTTTCATTCTTCAGTACAATTCTAAACTCATTCGTCGCCCACTTCATATCAGCATGAAATGGTTGATACTTTTTAGGAATGTGAATATTTAATTGATTAATAAACTCATCCATAAAAAGAGGCTGACCAAACAAGTGGGATTTTTCGAAAGAGTCTCGAAGTGGAATTTTGATGAAACCAGGGAGCTTTCCGCCAACAATGACTACGGGAGGAATAGCCACTGTCCTAAACTCTTCATAGTGACTCTCTAATGCAGCCCTTTTTTCGTCATCACCAAGAACCTCTTGAATAACTGCATAAATTCTTTCACCATCTGTATACAATCCATCATGGGAAAGCTCATGCGTCTCGAACCTAAATGACTCATAGTTATTTTTGATGGTATCGACGATAGAAACCGAATAAGGATAACTTATCCTAGACAATGCACTTCCTCCCAAAACAAAATAAACCTAAGCATAGTTTATACGAACATTAACAAAGTAATGGGGGCAAGTCTTGCTTTTTGCCTGGCAAGCTTAATCCAAATAACCCCGTTTAACGTCATCAAATTAGGACTCTTTAAAACTAACACAAAATAAAGCAATCAACGACTTAACCAGGCTCTAAGCGTCGTTAAGTCGTTAAGTCGTTATTGGTTATAGGTCAGGGGTTAATTGAGCGCGTCAATCAGAGTGATTTCGCGTTTGATTTGCTTACTCTCTTGCTCAGTCGCCTGCGCCAGTTTCTTTTCGCGTGTGGTTATGGCTGCTTGTTTGGCTTCGTCAGATTTGAACATTAGTTCTTTCACGTTGATAGAAGCGATGTTTGTGTAGCGGCCATCGTCACTGGTGGGGATTGATATGGTTTCATCATTAATCAATGACTTTACGATCTCTCGCTGTTCATTGTAGCGGTTCTCTAACCCCGAAAGTGCCCATCGCTGCTGAGTTTTACCTTCATACTTGCCGTTCTTTTCTTCTTTAAGATACTTGATGGTCATGTTACGGATCGTGCCTGCTTCTTCTCCATACTCTGCTTCTGTATCAAAGAGTACAGGGAACGAATCTCCTTCTAGCACGCCGCCTTTCTTGGTTAGATGACCCATTCGATAGCTATTCATACCAATACGGATTTCTGTTTCATCTGTAACTGGAGTGCCATCTGCAAACGCGAGGTTGGTGACGCGTGTACCTGCAGGCTGAGTGAGGTCGATGGTATAAGTCACGCCCGCGAAGAAGTCATTGGTTGAGTATTTTGATGCTCTGCGTTCAGGGTTAAAGCTGTAGGTTACATCACCGGGTTGCACTGAGTTGAAGTAGCCCGCAGACCATTCCATGTAGGTTCTTAGCTCTTTGCCTGTCATCTGGTAGACAGTGATTTCGCCACCTGCGTATTGGTAGTTGTACGCGATGTCTTTGGCTTTGATTGGGCCAACATCGAGCTCTGCATTGTCGTTGTCTATTTGAAGTGCGATGACATTGGCTTTGGGTGCATAGAAGAAGCTCGCTTCTTGGTATAGCGCACTGATGCCTGTGTCTTGAACGTGGACTTGAGGGATGCCGCGGATTTCGTTTTCTGGGACTAAATCAACGCCGGTAAGCTGAGCGACAGGTCGATTCGCCATTTCTCTGAGTTGTTTGTGATAAGGCTGGTATAACTCGTCCATATTTTCATCAGAGTCGATACCTTTAATTTTATAGGTGAAACTGTCTTTGTTGACGAGAGTGAATGTGCCATCGCGTTCTTCAAATTGAAGATCAATACGAGATAAGGCGCGGCCATATTTGTCGGGTTCAGTAATGATAACGCCATTCACAACGGCTTTATCAATGCGAGTGTGCATGTGACCAGCGACGATGGCATCAAGCTCTGGGTTTGCATTGGCAATGTCGGTGACACCGGTGTCAGCAATGTCATTCTCGTTTTCAATCCCCATATGGGCAACCAATACGATGGCATCCACTTGATCATCAATCTCTTTGACGATTTTTTTCACTTCCAAGGTTGGGTTAGTGAAAGTGACGCCTTCTAAGCGGTTGGTGCCTTGCGCAAAGACCTCCGTCATTGGGGTATCCATTCCGATCACGCCGATCTTAATGCCACCGCGTTCTAGAATGGTGTAACCCGGTAAGAATGGATTACCGTTTTTGTTCTTGATGTCGCCGCCGAGAGACTGCCCTTTAAATTGGGTAACGGCTCTGTTGAGCGTTTTAAGGCCAAAGTCGAATTCGTGGTTACCTAAAACCCATACATCGTATTTCATGTGATTAAAGCCAAGCATCATTGGATCAACAGGCTCGTCTTTGAAGGTTTCTACGAAGTTGCCTTGGATGGTGTCGCCAGCATCGACAAGGATAATGTTAGATTGCTCTTTGCGGATCTCACCAACTTTGGTCGCGATTTGACTCAAACTACCACGAGTATTGAGTTTATCTGCCGCGTAATCCCACGCCATAAAATGACCATGAATATCTGAAGTACCCAGTATCGTGACATCGTGTATGTCGCCATCAGCTGCAAAGGT from Vibrio splendidus encodes:
- a CDS encoding ABC transporter ATP-binding protein, which encodes MESPIVTLTHASKSFVDGKDTHHVLEGVDFALATGASVALTGASGSGKSTLLNIIAGFEPLSGGELSGGELWLDGENTSNWKDPQWSRFRHQKLGVIFQQFNLLTPLNVKQNIAFPLHLNQQKWSDWCDYLVDALGISDLLERHVSALSGGQQQRVAIARALAHKPKLLLADEPTGNLDQKAGLEVMKLLSEITTQGNSAVLLVTHSPECASFMETKLVLDDGCLRNADLTPRAATL
- a CDS encoding bifunctional metallophosphatase/5'-nucleotidase — encoded protein: MKRHILSSAILLSLAFPTFAADGDIHDVTILGTSDIHGHFMAWDYAADKLNTRGSLSQIATKVGEIRKEQSNIILVDAGDTIQGNFVETFKDEPVDPMMLGFNHMKYDVWVLGNHEFDFGLKTLNRAVTQFKGQSLGGDIKNKNGNPFLPGYTILERGGIKIGVIGMDTPMTEVFAQGTNRLEGVTFTNPTLEVKKIVKEIDDQVDAIVLVAHMGIENENDIADTGVTDIANANPELDAIVAGHMHTRIDKAVVNGVIITEPDKYGRALSRIDLQFEERDGTFTLVNKDSFTYKIKGIDSDENMDELYQPYHKQLREMANRPVAQLTGVDLVPENEIRGIPQVHVQDTGISALYQEASFFYAPKANVIALQIDNDNAELDVGPIKAKDIAYNYQYAGGEITVYQMTGKELRTYMEWSAGYFNSVQPGDVTYSFNPERRASKYSTNDFFAGVTYTIDLTQPAGTRVTNLAFADGTPVTDETEIRIGMNSYRMGHLTKKGGVLEGDSFPVLFDTEAEYGEEAGTIRNMTIKYLKEEKNGKYEGKTQQRWALSGLENRYNEQREIVKSLINDETISIPTSDDGRYTNIASINVKELMFKSDEAKQAAITTREKKLAQATEQESKQIKREITLIDALN